A window of the Streptomyces sp. NBC_00250 genome harbors these coding sequences:
- a CDS encoding agmatine deiminase family protein produces the protein MTFLPSRRSALRSFAGISALVLGASACGPADPGPAGAAGSTGPDGEPDGERRLGAEWESHTRTFMSWPALESVWAEDLPYVRKDIARIARAVAEYEEVIMMARPSQLKAAQRACGSQVEVIPLDVDDLWARDTVPVFVEEEGEVVGVDFNFNGWGNKQRHENDALVGETVLAKYRIPRVEAPLIAEGGSFETDGEGTLLITESSIVNDNRNRGKTRDQIEDELIETLGVEKVVWLAGVRGQDITDAHVDSLVRFTAPGVVLLDQAFPGTPPDSWSRSADQARSVLEKATDSRGRRFEIIDLPQPDLDRITGEGDDFVSTYANFYIANDAVFMPKFGDRQADNRAKGILQEHFPKRDVVMVPIDTIASGGGGIHCSTHDQPGKPAA, from the coding sequence GTGACCTTTCTCCCCTCCCGACGCTCCGCCCTCCGCTCCTTCGCCGGAATCAGCGCCCTCGTCCTCGGCGCTTCGGCCTGCGGCCCCGCCGACCCCGGTCCGGCCGGCGCTGCCGGCAGCACGGGACCGGACGGCGAGCCGGACGGCGAGCGCCGTCTGGGCGCCGAGTGGGAGAGCCACACCCGCACCTTCATGTCCTGGCCGGCCCTTGAGTCGGTCTGGGCGGAGGACCTGCCCTACGTGCGCAAGGACATCGCACGGATCGCGCGTGCGGTGGCGGAGTACGAAGAGGTCATCATGATGGCCAGGCCCTCGCAGCTGAAGGCGGCGCAGCGGGCCTGCGGTTCCCAGGTGGAGGTGATCCCCCTGGACGTCGACGACCTCTGGGCCCGTGACACCGTGCCGGTCTTCGTCGAGGAGGAGGGCGAGGTCGTCGGCGTCGACTTCAACTTCAACGGCTGGGGCAACAAGCAGCGGCACGAAAACGACGCCCTGGTCGGCGAGACCGTGCTCGCGAAGTACCGGATCCCCCGTGTCGAGGCACCTCTGATCGCCGAGGGCGGCTCCTTCGAGACCGACGGCGAGGGCACCCTCCTCATCACCGAGAGCTCGATCGTCAACGACAACCGCAACCGCGGAAAGACCCGGGACCAGATCGAGGACGAACTCATCGAGACCCTCGGCGTGGAGAAGGTCGTCTGGCTCGCCGGCGTACGCGGCCAGGACATCACCGACGCGCACGTGGACAGCCTCGTACGCTTCACCGCCCCCGGCGTGGTCCTCCTCGACCAGGCCTTCCCCGGCACACCCCCGGACTCCTGGTCCCGCTCCGCCGACCAGGCCCGCTCCGTCCTCGAAAAGGCCACCGACTCCCGCGGCCGACGCTTCGAGATCATCGACCTCCCCCAGCCCGACCTCGACCGCATCACCGGCGAAGGCGACGACTTCGTCTCGACGTACGCCAACTTCTACATCGCCAACGACGCCGTCTTCATGCCGAAGTTCGGCGACCGCCAGGCCGACAACCGGGCGAAGGGCATCCTCCAGGAGCACTTCCCCAAGCGCGACGTCGTGATGGTCCCGATCGACACCATCGCCTCCGGCGGCGGCGGCATCCACTGCTCGACCCACGACCAGCCGGGCAAGCCCGCCGCCTGA